Proteins encoded by one window of Arabidopsis thaliana chromosome 2, partial sequence:
- the TCH3 gene encoding Calcium-binding EF hand family protein translates to MADKLTDDQITEYRESFRLFDKNGDGYITVNELRTTMRSLGETQTKAELQDMINEADADGDGTISFSEFVCVMTGKMIDTQSKKETYRVVNQGQGQVQRHTRNDRAGGTNWERDIAVGVASNIIASPISDFMKDRFKDLFEALLS, encoded by the exons atggcgGATAAGCTCACTGACGATCAGATTACAGAATACAGGGAATCTTTCAGGTTATTCGACAAGAATGGTGATG GTTACATTACCGTGAATGAGCTCCGTACTACTATGCGCTCCCTTGGTGAAACCCAAACAAAAGCTGAGCTCCAGGACATGATCAACGAAGCGGATGCAGATGGTGACGGAACCATCAGTTTCTCTGAGTTTGTGTGTGTAATGACTGGTAAAATGATTGACACTCAGTCTAAGAAAGAAACGTACAGAGTTGTGAATCAAGGTCAGGGTCAAGTGCAGCGTCACACTAGAAATGACAGAGCTGGTGGCACCAATTGGGAGAGGGACATAGCGGTCGGGGTTGCCAGCAATATCATCGCTTCGCCAATTTCCGACTTCATGAAAGATAGGTTTAAAGATTTGTTCGAAGCGCTGTTATCTTGA
- the TCH3 gene encoding Calcium-binding EF hand family protein (TOUCH 3 (TCH3); CONTAINS InterPro DOMAIN/s: EF-Hand 1, calcium-binding site (InterPro:IPR018247), EF-HAND 2 (InterPro:IPR018249), EF-hand-like domain (InterPro:IPR011992), Calcium-binding EF-hand (InterPro:IPR002048), EF-hand (InterPro:IPR018248); BEST Arabidopsis thaliana protein match is: calmodulin 5 (TAIR:AT2G27030.3).) — protein MADKLTDDQITEYRESFRLFDKNGDGSITKKELGTMMRSIGEKPTKADLQDLMNEADLDGDGTIDFPEFLCVMAKNQGHDQAPRHTKKTMADKLTDDQITEYRESFRLFDKNGDGSITKKELRTVMFSLGKNRTKADLQDMMNEVDLDGDGTIDFPEFLYLMAKNQGHDQAPRHTKKTMVDYQLTDDQILEFREAFRVFDKNGDGYITVNELRTTMRSLGETQTKAELQDMINEADADGDGTISFSEFVCVMTGKMIDTQSKKETYRVVNQGQGQVQRHTRNDRAGGTNWERDIAVGVASNIIASPISDFMKDRFKDLFEALLS, from the exons atggcgGATAAGCTCACTGACGATCAGATTACAGAATACAGGGAATCTTTCAGGTTATTCGACAAGAATGGTGATG GTTCCATTACGAAAAAGGAGCTCGGTACCATGATGCGTTCAATCGGTGAAAAACCGACAAAAGCTGATCTTCAGGACTTGATGAACGAAGCGGATTTAGATGGTGATGGAACCATCGATTTCCCTGAGTTCTTGTGCGTAATGGCTAAGAATCAAGGTCATGATCAAGCGCCGCGTCAcactaaaaaaacaatggcGGATAAGCTCACTGACGATCAGATTACAGAGTACAGGGAATCTTTCAGGTTATTCGACAAGAATGGTGATG GTTCCATTACGAAAAAGGAGCTCCGTACCGTGATGTTTTCCCTCGGTAAAAACCGGACAAAAGCTGATCTTCAGGACATGATGAACGAAGTGGATTTAGATGGTGATGGAACCATCGATTTCCCTGAGTTCTTGTACCTAATGGCTAAGAATCAAGGTCATGATCAAGCGCCGCGTCAcactaaaaaaacaatggtGGATTATCAGCTCACTGACGATCAGATCTTAGAATTCAGGGAAGCCTTCCGCGTATTCGACAAGAATGGTGATG GTTACATTACCGTGAATGAGCTCCGTACTACTATGCGCTCCCTTGGTGAAACCCAAACAAAAGCTGAGCTCCAGGACATGATCAACGAAGCGGATGCAGATGGTGACGGAACCATCAGTTTCTCTGAGTTTGTGTGTGTAATGACTGGTAAAATGATTGACACTCAGTCTAAGAAAGAAACGTACAGAGTTGTGAATCAAGGTCAGGGTCAAGTGCAGCGTCACACTAGAAATGACAGAGCTGGTGGCACCAATTGGGAGAGGGACATAGCGGTCGGGGTTGCCAGCAATATCATCGCTTCGCCAATTTCCGACTTCATGAAAGATAGGTTTAAAGATTTGTTCGAAGCGCTGTTATCTTGA
- the TCH3 gene encoding Calcium-binding EF hand family protein — MMRSIGEKPTKADLQDLMNEADLDGDGTIDFPEFLCVMAKNQGHDQAPRHTKKTMADKLTDDQITEYRESFRLFDKNGDGSITKKELRTVMFSLGKNRTKADLQDMMNEVDLDGDGTIDFPEFLYLMAKNQGHDQAPRHTKKTMVDYQLTDDQILEFREAFRVFDKNGDGYITVNELRTTMRSLGETQTKAELQDMINEADADGDGTISFSEFVCVMTGKMIDTQSKKETYRVVNQGQGQVQRHTRNDRAGGTNWERDIAVGVASNIIASPISDFMKDRFKDLFEALLS, encoded by the exons ATGATGCGTTCAATCGGTGAAAAACCGACAAAAGCTGATCTTCAGGACTTGATGAACGAAGCGGATTTAGATGGTGATGGAACCATCGATTTCCCTGAGTTCTTGTGCGTAATGGCTAAGAATCAAGGTCATGATCAAGCGCCGCGTCAcactaaaaaaacaatggcGGATAAGCTCACTGACGATCAGATTACAGAGTACAGGGAATCTTTCAGGTTATTCGACAAGAATGGTGATG GTTCCATTACGAAAAAGGAGCTCCGTACCGTGATGTTTTCCCTCGGTAAAAACCGGACAAAAGCTGATCTTCAGGACATGATGAACGAAGTGGATTTAGATGGTGATGGAACCATCGATTTCCCTGAGTTCTTGTACCTAATGGCTAAGAATCAAGGTCATGATCAAGCGCCGCGTCAcactaaaaaaacaatggtGGATTATCAGCTCACTGACGATCAGATCTTAGAATTCAGGGAAGCCTTCCGCGTATTCGACAAGAATGGTGATG GTTACATTACCGTGAATGAGCTCCGTACTACTATGCGCTCCCTTGGTGAAACCCAAACAAAAGCTGAGCTCCAGGACATGATCAACGAAGCGGATGCAGATGGTGACGGAACCATCAGTTTCTCTGAGTTTGTGTGTGTAATGACTGGTAAAATGATTGACACTCAGTCTAAGAAAGAAACGTACAGAGTTGTGAATCAAGGTCAGGGTCAAGTGCAGCGTCACACTAGAAATGACAGAGCTGGTGGCACCAATTGGGAGAGGGACATAGCGGTCGGGGTTGCCAGCAATATCATCGCTTCGCCAATTTCCGACTTCATGAAAGATAGGTTTAAAGATTTGTTCGAAGCGCTGTTATCTTGA
- the TCH3 gene encoding Calcium-binding EF hand family protein (TOUCH 3 (TCH3); FUNCTIONS IN: calcium ion binding; INVOLVED IN: response to mechanical stimulus, response to temperature stimulus, thigmotropism, response to absence of light; LOCATED IN: plasma membrane; EXPRESSED IN: 26 plant structures; EXPRESSED DURING: 14 growth stages; CONTAINS InterPro DOMAIN/s: EF-Hand 1, calcium-binding site (InterPro:IPR018247), EF-HAND 2 (InterPro:IPR018249), EF-hand-like domain (InterPro:IPR011992), Calcium-binding EF-hand (InterPro:IPR002048), EF-hand (InterPro:IPR018248); BEST Arabidopsis thaliana protein match is: calmodulin 5 (TAIR:AT2G27030.2); Has 30201 Blast hits to 17322 proteins in 780 species: Archae - 12; Bacteria - 1396; Metazoa - 17338; Fungi - 3422; Plants - 5037; Viruses - 0; Other Eukaryotes - 2996 (source: NCBI BLink).), with amino-acid sequence MFSLGKNRTKADLQDMMNEVDLDGDGTIDFPEFLYLMAKNQGHDQAPRHTKKTMVDYQLTDDQILEFREAFRVFDKNGDGYITVNELRTTMRSLGETQTKAELQDMINEADADGDGTISFSEFVCVMTGKMIDTQSKKETYRVVNQGQGQVQRHTRNDRAGGTNWERDIAVGVASNIIASPISDFMKDRFKDLFEALLS; translated from the exons ATGTTTTCCCTCGGTAAAAACCGGACAAAAGCTGATCTTCAGGACATGATGAACGAAGTGGATTTAGATGGTGATGGAACCATCGATTTCCCTGAGTTCTTGTACCTAATGGCTAAGAATCAAGGTCATGATCAAGCGCCGCGTCAcactaaaaaaacaatggtGGATTATCAGCTCACTGACGATCAGATCTTAGAATTCAGGGAAGCCTTCCGCGTATTCGACAAGAATGGTGATG GTTACATTACCGTGAATGAGCTCCGTACTACTATGCGCTCCCTTGGTGAAACCCAAACAAAAGCTGAGCTCCAGGACATGATCAACGAAGCGGATGCAGATGGTGACGGAACCATCAGTTTCTCTGAGTTTGTGTGTGTAATGACTGGTAAAATGATTGACACTCAGTCTAAGAAAGAAACGTACAGAGTTGTGAATCAAGGTCAGGGTCAAGTGCAGCGTCACACTAGAAATGACAGAGCTGGTGGCACCAATTGGGAGAGGGACATAGCGGTCGGGGTTGCCAGCAATATCATCGCTTCGCCAATTTCCGACTTCATGAAAGATAGGTTTAAAGATTTGTTCGAAGCGCTGTTATCTTGA
- the CAM2 gene encoding calmodulin 2 (calmodulin 2 (CAM2); FUNCTIONS IN: protein binding, calcium ion binding; INVOLVED IN: pollen germination, protein catabolic process; EXPRESSED IN: 28 plant structures; EXPRESSED DURING: 15 growth stages; CONTAINS InterPro DOMAIN/s: EF-Hand 1, calcium-binding site (InterPro:IPR018247), EF-HAND 2 (InterPro:IPR018249), EF-hand-like domain (InterPro:IPR011992), Calcium-binding EF-hand (InterPro:IPR002048), EF-hand (InterPro:IPR018248); BEST Arabidopsis thaliana protein match is: calmodulin 5 (TAIR:AT2G27030.3); Has 34068 Blast hits to 23201 proteins in 1763 species: Archae - 4; Bacteria - 227; Metazoa - 14490; Fungi - 7344; Plants - 6998; Viruses - 0; Other Eukaryotes - 5005 (source: NCBI BLink).), producing MADQLTDDQISEFKEAFSLFDKDGDGCITTKELGTVMRSLGQNPTEAELQDMINEVDADGNGTIDFPEFLNLMARKMKDTDSEEELKEAFRVFDKDQNGFISAAELRHVMTNLGEKLTDEEVDEMIKEADVDGDGQINYEEFVKVMMAK from the exons atggCGGATCAGCTCACAGACGATCAGATCTCAGAATTCAAGGAAGCCTTCAGCTTATTCGACAAGGATGGTGATG GTTGCATTACCACAAAGGAGCTTGGTACCGTGATGCGTTCCCTCGGTCAAAACCCAACCGAAGCTGAGCTTCAGGACATGATCAACGAAGTTGATGCGGATGGTAACGGAACCATTGATTTCCCGGAGTTCTTGAACCTAATGGCTAGGAAAATGAAGGACACTGACTCTGAGGAAGAACTCAAGGAAGCTTTCAGAGTTTTCGACAAAGACCAGAACGGTTTCATCTCAGCTGCTGAATTGAGACATGTGATGACTAACCTCGGCGAGAAGCTTactgatgaagaagttgatgAGATGATTAAGGAAGCTGATGTTGATGGTGATGGTCAGATCAACTACGAAGAGTTTGTGAAGGTTATGATGGCTAAGTGA
- the CAM2 gene encoding calmodulin 2 (calmodulin 2 (CAM2); CONTAINS InterPro DOMAIN/s: EF-Hand 1, calcium-binding site (InterPro:IPR018247), EF-HAND 2 (InterPro:IPR018249), EF-hand-like domain (InterPro:IPR011992), Calcium-binding EF-hand (InterPro:IPR002048), EF-hand (InterPro:IPR018248); BEST Arabidopsis thaliana protein match is: calmodulin 5 (TAIR:AT2G27030.3).) encodes MADQLTDDQISEFKEAFSLFDKDGDGMLHPPFPSIIVGCITTKELGTVMRSLGQNPTEAELQDMINEVDADGNGTIDFPEFLNLMARKMKDTDSEEELKEAFRVFDKDQNGFISAAELRHVMTNLGEKLTDEEVDEMIKEADVDGDGQINYEEFVKVMMAK; translated from the exons atggCGGATCAGCTCACAGACGATCAGATCTCAGAATTCAAGGAAGCCTTCAGCTTATTCGACAAGGATGGTGATGGTATGCTTCATCCTCCCTTTCCCTCTATCATCGTAG GTTGCATTACCACAAAGGAGCTTGGTACCGTGATGCGTTCCCTCGGTCAAAACCCAACCGAAGCTGAGCTTCAGGACATGATCAACGAAGTTGATGCGGATGGTAACGGAACCATTGATTTCCCGGAGTTCTTGAACCTAATGGCTAGGAAAATGAAGGACACTGACTCTGAGGAAGAACTCAAGGAAGCTTTCAGAGTTTTCGACAAAGACCAGAACGGTTTCATCTCAGCTGCTGAATTGAGACATGTGATGACTAACCTCGGCGAGAAGCTTactgatgaagaagttgatgAGATGATTAAGGAAGCTGATGTTGATGGTGATGGTCAGATCAACTACGAAGAGTTTGTGAAGGTTATGATGGCTAAGTGA
- a CDS encoding DUF309 domain protein (unknown protein; INVOLVED IN: biological_process unknown; LOCATED IN: chloroplast; EXPRESSED IN: 19 plant structures; EXPRESSED DURING: 10 growth stages; CONTAINS InterPro DOMAIN/s: Protein of unknown function DUF309 (InterPro:IPR005500); Has 349 Blast hits to 349 proteins in 112 species: Archae - 2; Bacteria - 189; Metazoa - 0; Fungi - 0; Plants - 31; Viruses - 0; Other Eukaryotes - 127 (source: NCBI BLink).), translated as MAVSSKHFQVPSSFTLPPSSFFSSLIPSSPISVTASTIRASTKFSSIRVRFSRRSIVRYNDHAGEDEEDSDEDKEEYWSFEEAVTLFNKRDYYKSHDALEALWIQAEEPTRTLIHGILQCAVGFHHLFNNNHKGAMMELGEGVCKLRKMNFEDGPFHEFERDVSAVLEFVYQTQLELAACSEDMCLTMDQSDRSYQLLGGYAAGESIYSLETVLDFNNGMSETTSILFSPLHSSSEPTRVKLPTLTATDKHLLASTYDDRF; from the exons ATGGCAGTTTCTTCGAAACATTTCCAGGTTCCTTCATCTTTCACGCTTcctccatcttctttcttcagcTCCTTAATcccttcttctccaatctctGTTACTGCTTCAACGATTCGAGCCTCCACAAAATTTAGCTCCATACGCGTCCGTTTCAGTCGAAGATCAATCGTCAGATACAACGACCACGccggagaagacgaagaggaTAGTGACGAGGATAAGGAAGAATATTGGAGCTTTGAGGAAGCAGTGACTCTCTTCAACAAGAGGGATTATTACAAAAGTCATGACGCGCTTGAAGCTCTTTGGATTCAAGCAGAGGAACCAACTCGTACCTTAATCCATGGAATTCTTCAATGTGCTGTTGGATTTCACCATCTATTCAACAAC AACCATAAAGGAGCGATGATGGAGTTAGGAGAAGGAGTATGTAAGCTAAGGAAGATGAATTTCGAAGACGGACCGTTTCATGAATTCGAGCGAGATGTCTCCGCAGTTCTTGAATTCGTTTATCAAACTCAGCTTGAACTTGCTGCCT GTTCAGAAGATATGTGTTTGACGATGGATCAATCAGACAGATCGTATCAACTCTTAGGTGGTTATGCAGCTGGAGAGAGTATTTACAGCTTAGAGACTGTGCTTGACTTCAACAATGGAATGTCTGAGACAACTTCTATACTCTTCTCTCCTTTACATTCATCGTCTGAGCCAACTCGGGTTAAGCTCCCTACCCTTACCGCAACCGATAAGCATCTTCTTGCTTCTACATACGACGACAGATTCTAA
- a CDS encoding basic helix-loop-helix (bHLH) DNA-binding superfamily protein (basic helix-loop-helix (bHLH) DNA-binding superfamily protein; FUNCTIONS IN: DNA binding, sequence-specific DNA binding transcription factor activity; INVOLVED IN: regulation of transcription; LOCATED IN: chloroplast envelope; CONTAINS InterPro DOMAIN/s: Helix-loop-helix DNA-binding domain (InterPro:IPR001092), Helix-loop-helix DNA-binding (InterPro:IPR011598); BEST Arabidopsis thaliana protein match is: basic helix-loop-helix (bHLH) DNA-binding superfamily protein (TAIR:AT3G56770.1); Has 912 Blast hits to 912 proteins in 82 species: Archae - 0; Bacteria - 0; Metazoa - 11; Fungi - 26; Plants - 873; Viruses - 0; Other Eukaryotes - 2 (source: NCBI BLink).), translating into MQPETSDQMLYSFLAGNEVGGGGYCVSGDYMTTMQSLCGSSSSTSSYYPLAISGIGETMAQDRALAALRNHKEAERRRRERINSHLNKLRNVLSCNSKTDKATLLAKVVQRVRELKQQTLETSDSDQTLLPSETDEISVLHFGDYSNDGHIIFKASLCCEDRSDLLPDLMEILKSLNMKTLRAEMVTIGGRTRSVLVVAADKEMHGVESVHFLQNALKSLLERSSKSLMERSSGGGGGERSKRRRALDHIIMV; encoded by the exons ATGCAACCAGAGACCTCAGATCAGATGTTGTACTCGTTTCTTGCCGGAAACGAAGTCGGCGGTGGAGGGTACTGCGTCTCCGGCGACTACATGACGACTATGCAGAGCTTATGTGGGTCTTCGTCGTCGACGTCATCGTATTACCCACTGGCGATCTCCGGCATCGGAGAAACGATGGCTCAAGACAGAGCTTTAGCTGCTTTGAGGAACCACAAAGAAGctgagagaagaaggagagagaggaTCAATTCTCATCTCAACAAGCTTCGTAACGTACTCTCTTGTAATTCTAAG ACCGATAAAGCCACACTGCTCGCCAAAGTAGTTCAACGAGTCAGAGAACTTAAACAGCAAACCCTAGAGACCTCCGACTCCGACCAAACATTATTACCATCAGAGACCGACGAAATTAGTGTTCTACACTTTGGAGACTATTCAAACGACGGTCATATAATCTTCAAAGCCTCTCTATGTTGTGAAGATAGATCAGATCTCTTGCCGGACCTTATGGAGATTCTCAAGTCTCTTAACATGAAGACTCTCCGAGCTGAGATGGTAACCATTGGTGGTCGGACAAGAAGTGTTCTTGTCGTAGCTGCTGACAAAGAGATGCACGGCGTCGAGTCTGTGCATTTTTTGCAAAATGCTCTCAAGTCGCTGCTTGAGCGGTCAAGCAAGTCGTTGATGGAACGTAGTtctggtggtggaggaggagaacgGTCAAAGCGGCGTCGTGCGCTGGATCACATCATAATGGTGTGA
- the CRK1 gene encoding CDPK-related kinase 1 (CDPK-related kinase 1 (CRK1); FUNCTIONS IN: calcium-dependent protein serine/threonine phosphatase activity, calmodulin-dependent protein kinase activity, kinase activity, calcium ion binding; INVOLVED IN: protein amino acid phosphorylation, N-terminal protein myristoylation; LOCATED IN: plasma membrane; EXPRESSED IN: 22 plant structures; EXPRESSED DURING: 13 growth stages; CONTAINS InterPro DOMAIN/s: Protein kinase, ATP binding site (InterPro:IPR017441), Protein kinase, catalytic domain (InterPro:IPR000719), Serine/threonine-protein kinase domain (InterPro:IPR002290), Calcium-dependent protein kinase (InterPro:IPR020642), Calcium/calmodulin-dependent protein kinase-like (InterPro:IPR020636), Serine/threonine-protein kinase-like domain (InterPro:IPR017442), Protein kinase-like domain (InterPro:IPR011009), Serine/threonine-protein kinase, active site (InterPro:IPR008271); BEST Arabidopsis thaliana protein match is: Protein kinase superfamily protein (TAIR:AT3G56760.1); Has 116311 Blast hits to 114570 proteins in 3026 species: Archae - 154; Bacteria - 14640; Metazoa - 43033; Fungi - 12673; Plants - 24419; Viruses - 507; Other Eukaryotes - 20885 (source: NCBI BLink).) — MGICHGKPVEQQSKSLPVSGETNEAPTNSQPPAKSSGFPFYSPSPVPSLFKSSPSVSSSVSSTPLRIFKRPFPPPSPAKHIRAFLARRYGSVKPNEVSIPEGKECEIGLDKSFGFSKQFASHYEIDGEVGRGHFGYTCSAKGKKGSLKGQEVAVKVIPKSKMTTAIAIEDVSREVKMLRALTGHKNLVQFYDAFEDDENVYIVMELCKGGELLDKILQRGGKYSEDDAKKVMVQILSVVAYCHLQGVVHRDLKPENFLFSTKDETSPLKAIDFGLSDYVKPDERLNDIVGSAYYVAPEVLHRTYGTEADMWSIGVIAYILLCGSRPFWARTESGIFRAVLKAEPNFEEAPWPSLSPEAVDFVKRLLNKDYRKRLTAAQALCHPWLVGSHELKIPSDMIIYKLVKVYIMSTSLRKSALAALAKTLTVPQLAYLREQFTLLGPSKNGYISMQNYKTAILKSSTDAMKDSRVFDFVHMISCLQYKKLDFEEFCASALSVYQLEAMETWEQHARRAYELFEKDGNRPIMIEELASELGLGPSVPVHVVLQDWIRHSDGKLSFLGFVRLLHGVSSRTLQKA, encoded by the exons ATGGGGATCTGTCATGGAAAACCCGTCGAGCAACAATCAAAAAGCCTCCCAGTTTCCGGCGAAACTAATGAAGCTCCGACGAATTCACAGCCACCGGCGAAATCCTCTGGCTTTCCGTTTTATAGCCCGAGTCCTGTACCTAGCTTATTCAAATCCTCACCATCTGTATCTTCTAGCGTGAGCTCAACGCCTCTTCGTATCTTCAAGAGACCTTtccctcctccttctcctgcTAAGCACATACGAGCTTTCCTCGCGCGTCGCTATGGCTCTGTCAAGCCTAATGAGGTTTCGATTCCCGAAGGTAAAGAATGTGAGATCGGTCTCGATAAGAGTTTTGGCTTTTCAAAACAGTTTGCTTCACACTATGAGATTGATGGTGAGGTGGGTCGTGGACATTTTGGATATACTTGCTCTGCTAAGGGTAAAAAAGGTAGCTTGAAAGGTCAAGAAGTTGCTGTTAAAGTTATTCCTAAATCAAAG ATGACAACTGCAATTGCGATTGAGGATGTTAGTAGAGAAGTGAAGATGTTGCGGGCTTTGACTGGTCATAAGAACCTAGTCCAGTTCTATGACGCgtttgaagatgatgaaaatgtttatattGTCATGGA ATTATGCAAAGGTGGTGAACTCTTGGACAAAATACTTCAAAG GGGTGGAAAATACTCCGAAGATGATGCTAAAAAAGTTATGGTTCAGATTCTCAGTGTTGTGGCTTACTGTCATCTACAAGGTGTGGTTCACCGTGACCTTAAACCCGAG aactttcttttctctacCAAGGATGAGACTTCTCCTCTGAAAGCAATTGATTTTGGTCTTTCTGACTATGTCAAGCCAG ACGAGAGGTTGAATGATATTGTAGGGAGTGCTTACTATGTGGCCCCGGAAGTTTTACACCGTACATATGGAACAGAAGCTGACATGTGGAGTATAGGAGTGATTGCTTATATTCTTCTCTGTGGCAGTCGACCCTTTTGGGCCCGTACTGAATCCGGAATCTTTCGAGCTGTACTAAAGGCAGAACCGAATTTTGAAGAAGCTCCTTGGCCTTCTCTATCACCCGAAGCTGTAGATTTTGTGAAGAGATTGCTAAACAAAGATTACCGTAAAAGACTAACTGCGGCCCAGGCTTTGT GTCATCCCTGGCTGGTTGGCTCGCATGAACTAAAGATTCCATCTGATATGATCATATACAAGCTTGTAAAAGTGTACATAATGTCAACTTCATTGAGAAAATCGGCTTTAGCG GCTCTTGCCAAAACATTAACTGTACCGCAGTTAGCGTATCTTCGGGAGCAATTCACATTGTTGGGGCCAAGCAAAAATGGATATATCTCGATGCAGAATTACAAAACA GCAATCCTAAAGAGTTCAACAGATGCTATGAAGGATTCTCgagtgtttgattttgttcacATG ATAAGTTGTCTTCAATACAAGAAACTAGACTTTGAAGAGTTTTGTGCTTCAGCATTAAGCGTTTATCAGCTCGAAGCAATGGAGACATGGGAGCAACATGCACGGCGTGCTTACGAGTTGTTTGAGAAAGACGGGAATAGGCCCATCATGATTGAAGAACTTGCATCG GAACTCGGACTAGGGCCATCAGTGCCGGTGCACGTTGTTCTTCAGGATTGGATAAGACATTCTGATGGCAAACTTAGTTTCTTAGGGTTTGTCAGATTGCTACATGGCGTGTCTTCTCGGACCTTACAAAAAGCTTAG